In a genomic window of Meleagris gallopavo isolate NT-WF06-2002-E0010 breed Aviagen turkey brand Nicholas breeding stock chromosome 1, Turkey_5.1, whole genome shotgun sequence:
- the WASL gene encoding LOW QUALITY PROTEIN: neural Wiskott-Aldrich syndrome protein (The sequence of the model RefSeq protein was modified relative to this genomic sequence to represent the inferred CDS: deleted 4 bases in 3 codons) — protein sequence MSSAVVQIYAADRNGMWSKKCCGVACLVKDNPQRSYFIRIYDIKDGKLLWEQELYNNFVYNSPRGYFHTFAGDTCQVGLNFANEEEAKLFRKTVTDLLGRRQRKSEKRRDPPNGPNLPMATVDIKNPEITTNRFYTPQVNNISYTKEKKKGKTKKRRLTKADIGTPSNFQHIGHVGWDPNTGFDVNNLDPELKNLFDLCGISEAQLKDKETSKAIYDFIEKTGGVEAVKNELRRQAPPPPPPCRGGPPPPPPPPPHSSGPPPPPARGRGAPPPPPSRAPTAAPPPPPPSRPGAAVPPPPPNRMYPPPPPVHSSSAPSGPPPPPPPPVSLICSPTPPPPPPPPPPPGPPPPPGLPSEVDHQLPVPAGNKAALLDQIREGAQLKKVEQNSRPVSCSGRDALLDQIRQGIQLKSVSDGQESAPPTPAPTSGIVGALMEVMQKRSKAIHSSDEDEDEDDEEDFEDDDEWDD from the exons ATGTCTTCAGCTGTTGTTCAAATATATGCAGCAGATCGCAATGGCATGTGGTCAAAGAAATGCTGTGGTGTAGCTTGCCTTGTAAAGGACAATCCGCAGAGGTCATATTTTATCAGAATATATGACATTAAG gatgGAAAATTATTGTGGGAGCAGGAGCTGTACAATAACTTTGTATATAATAGTCCTAGAGGATATTTTCATACCTTCGCTGGAGAT acatgtCAAGTTGGTCTTAACTTTGCTAATGAAGAAGAGGCTAAACTATTCCGCAAAACAGTAACAGATTTACTTGGACGACGGCAGAGAAAATCTG aaaaaagaagagaccCACCCAATG GTCCAAATCTACCAATGGCAACTGTTGATATCAAAAACCCAGAAATTACAACTAACAGATTTTACACTCCACAAGTTAACAATATTTCATAtaccaaagaaaagaagaaaggaaaaactaaaaagAGAAGATTGACAAAGGCAGATATTGGAACACCATCTAACTTCCA acacaTTGGACATGTTGGTTGGGATCCAAACACAGGTTTTGAT GTGAACAACTTGGACCCAGAACTGAAAAACTTGTTTGATCTATGTGGAATTTCAGAGGCTCaactgaaagacaaagaaactTCCAAGGCCATATATGATTTCATTGAAAAAACAGGAGGTGTGGAGGCAGTTAAAAATGAACTGCGCAGACAAG ctccaccaccaccaccaccgtGCAGAGGAGGACCCCCTccgcctccaccaccacctccccacAGCTCGggccctcctcctccccctgcTAGAGGCCGAGGGGCACCACCTCCGCCTCCCTCAAGAGCcccaacagcagcacctcca CCCCCGCCTCCATCTAGACCAGGTGCCGCCGTG CCCCCGCCTCCCCCCAACAGGATGTATCCTCCTCCACCACCGGTGCATTCATCCTCTGCGCCATCCGGTCCTCCTCCGCCACCGCCACCACCGGTCAGT CTCATCTGCTCCCCCACACCACCTCCTCCTCCGCCGCCTCC GCCGCCTCCTGGTCCTCCTCCACCGCCAGGCCTTCCTTCAGAGGTCGATCACCAGCTTCCAGTTCCTGCAGGAAACAAAGCGGCGCTCCTAGATCAAATCAGAGAAGGAGCCCAGTTAAAGAAAGTAGAACAGAACAGTCGACCGGTGTCTTGCTCAGGAAGAGATGCATTGTTAGACCAGATAAGACAGGGGATACAGCTCAAATCT GTATCTGATGGCCAGGAGAGTGCACCACCTACACCTGCACCCACCTCAGGAATTGTGGGTGCATTAATGGAAGTTATGCAGAAAAGGAGCAAAGCCATTCATTCTTCAG atgaagatgaggatgaagatgatgaagaagaCTTTGAAGATGATGACGAATGGGATGATTGA